One window from the genome of Thermosipho affectus encodes:
- a CDS encoding diacylglycerol kinase family protein → MAQHLQKNSTNQESKEKLKEQLGSNNLKESFSHAIEGILTAISQERNLRIHFFVGFVILFLSLFLPIDKNNYIWIFFAVFFVIISELINTLIENLLDLFIPEFHPIVKIIKDISSGIVLWAAMFSVIVGIAIIGNLLFNWDIIIAKIFGFGFVSLFPFIYVLGVIRWKKKR, encoded by the coding sequence ATGGCACAACACTTACAGAAAAATTCTACAAACCAAGAATCGAAAGAAAAGTTAAAAGAACAATTGGGTTCGAATAATTTAAAAGAATCATTTTCACATGCAATTGAAGGTATATTAACAGCTATTTCTCAAGAAAGGAATTTAAGAATCCATTTTTTTGTAGGATTTGTTATACTATTTTTGAGTTTATTTTTGCCAATTGATAAAAATAACTATATATGGATTTTTTTCGCTGTATTTTTTGTAATAATTTCTGAATTAATAAACACTTTAATCGAAAATTTGCTTGACTTGTTTATACCAGAATTTCATCCTATTGTTAAAATAATAAAAGATATCAGTTCTGGTATCGTACTTTGGGCTGCAATGTTTTCTGTAATTGTCGGTATTGCAATCATTGGGAATTTATTGTTTAATTGGGATATAATTATTGCGAAAATCTTTGGTTTTGGATTTGTTTCCTTATTCCCATTTATATATGTTTTAGGAGTGATAAGATGGAAGAAAAAAAGATAA
- a CDS encoding adenosylhomocysteinase, whose protein sequence is MIGIKKIEWVSNYMPLLNYLQKNYKGVLDGIKITMAIHLEAKTAYLAITLKRLGAEVFVTGCNPLSTQDDVAEALKDFGIIVHAKRTNDEKNYYENLNKVLDYNPDLILDDGADLSVIVHTERKELLKNLKGISEETTTGVRRIKNLEKSGILSVPVIAVNNARMKYLFDNRYGTGQSTWDSIMRNTNTLIAGKNVVVAGYGWCGRGIAMRAKALGANVIITEVDPVKALEALMDGYRVMKMSEASKIADIVVTSTGMKDVVKYEDIVNMKDGVILANAGHFNVEIPVDELEKNAEFVFEARPNVKGYKINGKNIFLIGEGRLVNLAAADGHPIEIMDISFALQTLSLIYLKKNHGKLENKVYGYPEELDIEVADLKLKSLGIEIDVLNENQREYMKGF, encoded by the coding sequence ATGATTGGTATAAAGAAAATTGAGTGGGTTTCAAATTATATGCCACTTTTAAATTATTTGCAGAAAAATTATAAAGGGGTTTTGGATGGAATAAAAATTACAATGGCGATACATTTGGAAGCTAAAACAGCTTATTTGGCAATTACTCTAAAAAGGTTGGGAGCAGAAGTTTTTGTTACTGGGTGCAATCCATTATCAACCCAAGATGATGTTGCAGAAGCTTTAAAAGATTTTGGGATAATTGTTCACGCAAAGAGAACAAACGATGAAAAAAATTATTATGAAAATCTTAATAAAGTACTTGATTACAATCCTGATCTAATTCTTGATGATGGGGCGGATTTGAGTGTTATTGTACATACTGAAAGAAAAGAATTATTAAAAAATCTTAAGGGAATTTCCGAAGAAACAACTACAGGTGTACGAAGAATTAAAAACTTGGAAAAGAGTGGTATACTATCGGTTCCGGTAATTGCAGTTAACAATGCTCGTATGAAGTATTTATTTGATAACAGATATGGGACAGGTCAGTCGACATGGGATTCAATTATGAGAAACACAAATACACTAATTGCAGGTAAAAATGTTGTTGTTGCTGGGTATGGATGGTGTGGCCGTGGAATAGCAATGAGAGCCAAAGCATTAGGTGCAAATGTTATTATAACAGAAGTTGATCCAGTTAAAGCTTTAGAAGCACTAATGGATGGTTATAGAGTTATGAAAATGTCAGAAGCTTCAAAAATTGCAGATATAGTTGTTACTTCAACTGGAATGAAAGATGTGGTAAAATACGAAGATATTGTTAATATGAAAGATGGTGTTATACTAGCAAATGCAGGGCATTTTAATGTTGAAATTCCGGTTGATGAGCTTGAAAAAAACGCAGAATTTGTATTTGAAGCAAGACCAAATGTTAAAGGATATAAAATTAACGGGAAAAATATTTTTCTGATTGGCGAAGGAAGATTGGTAAATTTGGCAGCAGCTGATGGTCATCCAATAGAAATAATGGACATATCTTTTGCCCTTCAAACTTTGTCGTTAATTTATTTAAAAAAGAATCATGGTAAGTTAGAGAACAAAGTATACGGTTATCCTGAGGAATTGGATATAGAAGTTGCTGATTTAAAGTTAAAATCTTTGGGAATAGAGATTGACGTTTTAAATGAAAACCAAAGGGAGTATATGAAAGGATTTTGA
- a CDS encoding 2-oxoacid:ferredoxin oxidoreductase subunit beta codes for MKRDELIKYLRIDRWPTVWCPGCGNGIIMKSFIQATHELNLEKDRVAVISGIGCSSRATGYLDFNTMHTLHGRAIAFATGVKLAKPDFKVIVMGGDGDLTAIGGNHFIHACRRNIDLTVIVFNNMIYGMTGGQHSPTTPHEKITSTMPYGNIENSFDIVNLALSAGATYVARSTVYHYPLTVKYIKEAITHKGMSVVEVLTNCHTYYGRYNGMKNAWDIHNYMKENAILKSKAEKMDKNLLKDKIIIGVFKKEEKHDFYENYKKVVAISKNSEV; via the coding sequence ATGAAGAGGGATGAACTTATCAAATATTTAAGAATTGATAGATGGCCAACCGTTTGGTGTCCAGGTTGTGGAAATGGAATAATAATGAAATCATTTATCCAAGCCACTCATGAATTGAATTTAGAAAAAGACAGAGTAGCAGTTATTTCTGGAATAGGTTGTTCTTCAAGAGCAACTGGATATTTAGATTTTAACACAATGCACACACTACATGGAAGAGCCATAGCATTTGCAACAGGGGTAAAACTTGCAAAACCAGATTTCAAAGTGATTGTAATGGGTGGTGATGGTGATTTAACAGCTATTGGTGGAAACCATTTTATACATGCTTGTAGAAGAAACATTGATTTAACTGTAATAGTGTTTAATAACATGATATACGGAATGACAGGAGGGCAACACTCGCCAACAACTCCACATGAAAAAATTACTAGTACCATGCCTTATGGTAATATTGAAAACTCTTTTGATATTGTGAATCTAGCACTATCTGCTGGTGCCACTTATGTTGCAAGAAGTACAGTCTATCATTATCCATTAACAGTAAAATATATAAAAGAAGCTATTACACACAAAGGAATGAGTGTTGTAGAAGTTTTAACCAATTGTCACACTTATTATGGTAGATATAATGGAATGAAGAATGCTTGGGACATTCACAACTACATGAAGGAAAATGCAATTTTAAAATCCAAAGCTGAAAAAATGGATAAGAATTTACTAAAAGACAAAATAATAATTGGTGTTTTCAAAAAAGAAGAAAAACATGACTTTTATGAAAATTATAAAAAAGTTGTTGCAATATCAAAAAATTCGGAGGTGTAA
- a CDS encoding deoxycytidylate deaminase, with protein sequence MDLKKYLENLNVSSKGTPQKSWDEYFLKIALIISTRSSCIHRKVGAVIVKDKRILATGYNQPPSGFPHCNEINCIRDDLNISSGKNQEICYALHAEQNALMQAAKFGISTDNSIIYVTHKPCSVCARLIINAGIKKVIFINDYPDPLTDFLFKVSEIKIEKYGGVINEEG encoded by the coding sequence ATGGATCTAAAAAAATATTTGGAAAATCTAAATGTATCTTCAAAAGGTACGCCACAAAAAAGTTGGGATGAGTATTTTTTAAAAATAGCGCTTATAATATCCACACGTTCGTCTTGCATCCATAGAAAAGTTGGAGCGGTAATTGTAAAAGATAAAAGAATCCTTGCAACTGGTTATAATCAACCTCCTTCTGGTTTTCCCCACTGTAATGAAATTAACTGTATAAGAGATGATTTAAATATCTCCTCTGGAAAAAACCAAGAAATTTGTTATGCACTTCATGCTGAACAAAATGCTTTAATGCAAGCTGCAAAATTTGGTATATCTACCGATAATTCCATAATTTACGTTACACATAAACCTTGCTCCGTCTGTGCAAGACTTATAATAAACGCTGGAATAAAAAAAGTCATATTTATCAATGACTACCCTGATCCATTAACAGATTTTTTGTTTAAAGTATCAGAAATAAAAATTGAAAAATATGGAGGTGTAATAAATGAAGAGGGATGA
- a CDS encoding protein-glutamate methylesterase/protein-glutamine glutaminase, with product MEEKKIKILIVDDSAFMRMILKDVIEKEKDMKIVGIAKDGLEAVELAIKHKPDVITLDVEMPKLNGIEALKEIMKRSPSRIIMVSSLTEEGADITITALQLGAVDFVTKPAGSISMNFRKVAGELIEKIRNAMKIDVKALSRTITYSHKTFSVKSLVSGKIVVIGSSTGGPKSLDHVIPPLPSNFPAPIILVQHMPAGFTKSLANRLNKISNLNVKEAEEGDVLKPGWVYVAPGDYHLGIRLHDKKSIVYLEKSEKINNVRPAVDFTLDKVAEIYKEKTISVILTGMGKDGTKGAFKVKYYKGIVIAESKETCVVYGMPKSVVEEGYADFVLPAYKIPGKLVEII from the coding sequence ATGGAAGAAAAAAAGATAAAAATATTAATAGTTGATGATTCGGCTTTTATGAGAATGATTCTAAAAGATGTTATTGAAAAAGAAAAAGACATGAAAATCGTTGGAATTGCCAAAGACGGTCTTGAAGCAGTAGAACTTGCTATAAAACACAAACCTGACGTCATTACATTAGACGTTGAAATGCCTAAATTAAATGGAATTGAAGCATTAAAGGAAATTATGAAACGTTCTCCTTCAAGAATAATAATGGTTAGTAGTCTTACAGAAGAAGGTGCTGATATAACTATAACTGCGCTCCAACTTGGAGCGGTTGACTTTGTCACAAAACCTGCTGGAAGTATTTCAATGAATTTTAGAAAAGTAGCAGGGGAACTAATTGAAAAAATAAGAAATGCCATGAAAATTGACGTTAAAGCTCTATCACGAACAATCACTTACAGTCATAAAACATTTAGTGTCAAATCTTTAGTTTCTGGAAAAATCGTTGTTATTGGTTCATCAACTGGTGGGCCAAAATCATTAGACCATGTGATTCCACCACTACCTTCAAATTTTCCTGCACCGATAATTCTTGTTCAACATATGCCAGCTGGATTTACAAAATCACTTGCGAATAGATTGAATAAAATTTCAAATTTAAATGTTAAAGAGGCTGAAGAGGGAGACGTACTAAAACCTGGGTGGGTGTATGTTGCTCCTGGCGATTACCACCTTGGAATAAGATTACATGATAAAAAAAGTATAGTCTATCTTGAAAAAAGCGAAAAAATTAATAATGTTAGACCTGCAGTCGATTTTACATTGGATAAGGTTGCAGAAATATACAAGGAAAAAACAATATCTGTTATTTTAACTGGAATGGGTAAAGATGGTACAAAAGGTGCATTCAAAGTGAAATACTACAAAGGAATTGTTATTGCTGAATCAAAAGAAACTTGTGTAGTATACGGTATGCCAAAATCAGTGGTTGAAGAAGGATACGCAGATTTTGTGTTGCCCGCATATAAAATACCAGGAAAACTGGTTGAAATAATTTAG
- a CDS encoding 2-oxoacid:acceptor oxidoreductase family protein, with the protein MEIQRPFSIRIAGIGGQGNLIAGLTLAKALVKSGKYVVQTQNYTAQVRGGPSYCDLLISNKPIDFPKATLFDILLILHPFMIEQCKNVRNNGIIIIDDTYIKELPLESFRMTKRKINIPASKIALEKFGSEMFANMIMLGVISKATSIVNIDYLIESIKENINPKYVEKNIEAVKYGTTLTEKFYKPRIERKVKRTIGFE; encoded by the coding sequence ATGGAAATCCAAAGACCATTTTCAATTAGAATCGCAGGAATAGGTGGTCAGGGAAATCTAATCGCTGGTTTAACTCTAGCAAAGGCATTAGTGAAATCTGGCAAGTATGTTGTACAAACTCAAAATTATACTGCACAAGTCAGAGGTGGACCAAGTTATTGTGATTTACTAATTTCTAATAAACCTATTGATTTTCCAAAAGCAACTCTCTTCGATATATTGTTAATTTTACATCCTTTTATGATTGAACAGTGTAAAAATGTCAGAAATAATGGTATAATTATTATTGATGATACATATATCAAAGAACTTCCACTTGAATCATTTAGGATGACCAAAAGAAAGATAAATATACCTGCTTCAAAAATTGCGCTTGAGAAATTTGGAAGCGAAATGTTTGCGAATATGATAATGTTAGGAGTTATTTCTAAAGCAACTTCAATAGTTAATATTGATTATTTAATTGAATCTATCAAAGAAAATATAAATCCAAAATACGTTGAAAAAAATATTGAGGCGGTGAAATATGGCACAACACTTACAGAAAAATTCTACAAACCAAGAATCGAAAGAAAAGTTAAAAGAACAATTGGGTTCGAATAA